A section of the Heptranchias perlo isolate sHepPer1 chromosome 44, sHepPer1.hap1, whole genome shotgun sequence genome encodes:
- the LOC137306659 gene encoding Golgi phosphoprotein 3-like translates to MSTLTHRARRAEAADRPREEPGAEERQRSGQEEDGDDPGDAKELRLTLMEEVLLLGIKDREGYTSFWNDCISAGLRGCILVELALRGRIQLEPATMRRKSLLNRKVLFKSEAPTGDVLLDEALKHIKATEPAETVQNWIELLTGETWNPLKLNYQIRNVRERLAKSLVEKGVLTTEKQNFLLFDMTTHPVTNDTLKQRLIKKIQDAFLDKWAKEAQRMDKRLLALVLLAHSADVLENAFVPLLDEQYELATSRSRELLELNPDVECVKPNANEMIWAVMAAFTK, encoded by the exons ATGTCCACCCTCACCCACCGGGCCCGGCGGGCGGAGGCGGCCGACAGGCCGCGCGAGGAGCCGGGGGCCGAGGAGCGACAGCGGTCCGGGCAGGAGGAGGACGGGGACGACCCGGGCGACGCCAAGGAGCTGCGGCTCACCCTGATGGAGGAGGTGCTGCTGCTCGGCATCAAGGATCGCGAG GGCTACACCTCGTTCTGGAATGACTGCATCTCTGCCGGGCTGCGGGGGTGCATCTTGGTGGAGCTGGCACTGAGGGGACGCATACAGCTGGAACCCGCCACCATGCGCCGGAAGAGCCTGCTCAATCGCAAG gttCTTTTCAAGTCGGAGGCTCCGACAGGCGACGTCCTCCTGGATGAAGCCTTGAAGCACATCAAGGCCACCGAGCCAGCTGAGACTGTCCAGAACTGGATAGAGCTGCTCACAG GTGAAACGTGGAACCCCCTGAAACTGAACTACCAGATCCGCAACGTCCGTGAGCGCCTGGCCAAGAGCCTGGTGGAGAAAGGGGTCCTGACCACCGAGAagcagaacttcctgctcttcgacATGACCACCCACCCGGTGACCAACGACACGCTGAAGCAGCGGCTGATCAAGAAGATACAGGACGCCTTCCTGGACAAGTGGGCGAAGGAGGCCCAGCGCATGGACAAGCGGCTGCTGGCCCtggtcctcctggcccacagcgcGGATGTTTTGGAGAACGCCTTCGTCCCCCTCCTGGACGAACAGTACGAGCTGGCTACCAGCCGGTCGCGCGAGCTCCTGGAGCTCAACCCGGATGTCGAGTGCGTGAAGCCAAATGCCAACGAGATGATCTGGGCTGTCATGGCCGCTTTTACTAAGTAA